One stretch of Niallia sp. XMNu-256 DNA includes these proteins:
- a CDS encoding CtsR family transcriptional regulator, with amino-acid sequence MRNISDIIENYLKQVMKMSEKEVVEIKRNEIADKFQCVPSQINYVINTRFTIEKGYVVESKRGGGGYIRIMKVHSYDHAHLIDQLIGIIKERVTQGSAEDVIYRLVEEEIISKREARIMLSVIDRSVLYIELPHRDELRARMLKAMLQTLKYK; translated from the coding sequence GTGCGAAACATCTCAGATATCATTGAAAACTACTTAAAACAAGTCATGAAGATGAGTGAAAAAGAAGTAGTAGAAATCAAGCGTAATGAAATTGCTGATAAATTCCAATGCGTTCCTTCGCAGATTAACTATGTGATTAACACCCGGTTTACTATAGAAAAAGGATATGTGGTAGAAAGCAAGCGCGGGGGTGGCGGATATATCCGTATCATGAAGGTTCACTCTTATGATCATGCACATTTAATCGACCAATTAATCGGTATCATTAAAGAAAGAGTTACACAGGGAAGCGCTGAGGATGTGATCTACCGATTAGTTGAAGAAGAAATTATTTCTAAACGGGAGGCTAGAATCATGTTAAGCGTGATTGACCGTTCCGTTTTATATATCGAGCTTCCACATCGAGATGAATTGCGAGCACGAATGTTGAAGGCGATGCTCCAAACATTAAAATACAAGTAG
- a CDS encoding UvrB/UvrC motif-containing protein produces MVCQECNQRPATLHFTKIINGEKEQFHLCEHCAQEKGDIYMFNNTSGFSINNLLAGLFNIEPNVKQQQQNPFQQQEVLQCNHCSMTLNQFLKVGRFGCSHCYSTFKEELDPIFKRLHGGNWTHHGKIPKRVGGTMHIKKNIEDLKNQLQQLIANEEFEKAALVRDEIRLLDQKLDHSSGGGN; encoded by the coding sequence ATGGTATGTCAAGAATGTAATCAACGTCCTGCAACTTTACACTTTACAAAAATAATTAACGGGGAAAAAGAACAATTTCACCTCTGTGAACACTGTGCACAAGAAAAAGGTGACATATATATGTTCAATAATACCTCCGGTTTTTCAATAAATAATTTATTAGCAGGTTTATTTAACATAGAACCGAATGTAAAACAACAGCAGCAAAATCCATTCCAACAACAAGAAGTACTTCAGTGCAATCATTGTTCAATGACTCTGAATCAATTCTTAAAGGTCGGACGTTTTGGATGTTCTCATTGCTATTCAACTTTTAAGGAAGAGTTAGATCCTATTTTCAAAAGATTACATGGCGGAAACTGGACACATCACGGAAAGATTCCAAAACGTGTCGGTGGAACGATGCACATTAAGAAAAATATTGAGGATTTAAAAAATCAGCTTCAACAGTTGATAGCCAATGAAGAATTTGAAAAGGCTGCTCTTGTTAGGGACGAGATTCGCCTACTAGACCAAAAATTAGATCATTCTAGTGGGGGAGGGAATTAA
- a CDS encoding protein arginine kinase: MSLERFLNQAVSSWMNTEGPDCDIVLSSRVRLARNMDNYKYSFLNSNEEALQVIEEIKKRVNITPYTKKGNMDLLVMDELQPLQKRVLVEKHLISPHLAENAKHGACLLTENEEISIMINEEDHIRIQCIYSGLQLQEALNTAFEIDDWIEEQIDYAYDEKFGYLTSCPTNVGTGLRASVMIHLPGLVMTQQINRIIPAINQLGLVVRGIYGEGSEALGNIFQISNQITLGKSEQDIVEDLKSVVSQIVSQERAVRDTLVKTSNIQLEDRVYRSLGVLTNSRIIETKEAAKCLSDVRLGIDIGYIENISRNILNELMILTQPGFLQQYAGGPLRPNERDIRRATLIRERLHLEK, encoded by the coding sequence TTGTCATTAGAAAGATTTTTAAATCAGGCCGTCAGTTCATGGATGAATACAGAGGGTCCTGATTGTGATATTGTATTAAGTTCTAGAGTACGATTAGCAAGAAATATGGATAATTATAAATATTCTTTCCTTAACTCAAATGAGGAAGCTTTACAGGTGATTGAAGAAATTAAAAAACGGGTAAACATAACTCCATATACGAAAAAGGGAAATATGGATTTGCTAGTAATGGATGAGTTGCAGCCACTTCAAAAAAGAGTGTTAGTTGAAAAACACTTGATAAGTCCACATTTGGCCGAAAATGCCAAACATGGAGCATGTTTATTAACCGAAAACGAAGAAATCAGTATTATGATTAATGAGGAGGATCATATAAGAATTCAGTGCATATACTCTGGTTTACAACTGCAAGAAGCATTGAATACTGCATTTGAAATAGATGATTGGATTGAGGAACAAATTGATTATGCTTATGATGAGAAGTTTGGCTATTTAACAAGTTGCCCAACAAATGTTGGAACCGGGCTTCGTGCCTCAGTTATGATTCACTTACCAGGTTTAGTTATGACACAGCAAATAAATCGAATTATTCCAGCAATTAATCAATTGGGTTTAGTTGTTAGAGGAATTTATGGGGAAGGCAGCGAAGCATTAGGAAACATCTTTCAAATCTCCAATCAAATTACATTGGGTAAATCTGAACAGGATATTGTAGAAGATTTAAAAAGTGTTGTTAGTCAAATTGTTTCCCAAGAAAGAGCTGTTCGTGATACATTAGTAAAAACTTCAAATATTCAGCTTGAAGACCGCGTATATCGATCACTTGGAGTATTAACCAATAGCAGAATTATTGAAACAAAAGAAGCAGCTAAATGCTTATCTGATGTGAGACTAGGAATTGATATTGGTTATATCGAAAACATCTCTAGAAATATTTTAAATGAATTAATGATATTAACCCAGCCTGGATTTTTACAGCAATATGCCGGAGGCCCATTAAGGCCAAATGAACGGGATATTCGTCGGGCTACTTTAATAAGAGAAAGACTCCATTTGGAAAAATAA
- the clpC gene encoding ATP-dependent protease ATP-binding subunit ClpC, with protein MMFGRFTERAQKVLALAQEEAIRLGHNNIGTEHILLGLVREGEGIAAKALYALGLSSEKIQKEVEDLIGRGQDTPGSIHYTPRAKKVTELSMDEARKLGHSYVGTEHILLGLIREGEGVAARVLNNLGVSLNKARQQVLQLLGSNESGSHQGGSTANANTPTLDSLARDLTAIAREGSLDPVIGRSKEIQRVIEVLSRRTKNNPVLIGEPGVGKTAVAEGLAQQIVQNEVPETLRNKRVMTLDMGTVVAGTKYRGEFEDRLKKVMDEIRQAGNIILFIDELHTLIGAGGAEGAIDASNILKPSLARGELQCIGATTLDEYRKYIEKDAALERRFQPITVDEPTLEESVQILTGLRDRYEAHHRVSITDEAIDAAVKLSDRYISDRFLPDKAIDLIDEAGSKVRLRSYTTPPDLKELEVKLEEIRKEKDAAVQSQEFEKAASLRDSEQRLREQLEETKKVWKEKQGQENSEVTVEDVASVVASWTGIPVSKLAQTETDKLLNLEEILHSRVIGQDEAVVAISKAVRRARAGLKDPKRPIGSFIFLGPTGVGKTELARALAEAMFGDEDAMIRIDMSEYMEKHSTSRLVGSPPGYVGYEEGGQLTEKVRRKPYSVVLLDEIEKAHPDVFNILLQVLDDGRLTDSKGRTVDFRNTVVIMTSNVGASALQQNKYVGFNINDTQQEYKDMKGKVMEELKKAFRPEFLNRVDETIVFHSLERKHLKEIVVLLANQLIKRLKEQDITLELTEAALEKIAKEGYDPEYGARPLRRAIQKHIEDRLSEELLKGTVLTGQIVAIDVENDEFVIRSSTSIPESQLQN; from the coding sequence ATGATGTTTGGACGATTTACAGAAAGAGCTCAAAAGGTATTAGCTTTAGCCCAGGAAGAGGCCATTCGCTTAGGTCATAACAATATTGGTACAGAGCATATTCTACTAGGACTAGTACGTGAAGGTGAAGGAATTGCCGCTAAAGCTTTATATGCGTTAGGTCTTAGCTCTGAAAAAATCCAAAAGGAAGTAGAAGATTTAATAGGTAGAGGTCAAGACACACCAGGATCCATCCACTATACCCCACGAGCCAAAAAGGTTACCGAGTTATCAATGGATGAAGCACGGAAACTTGGCCATTCCTATGTAGGGACAGAACATATATTATTAGGATTGATCCGTGAAGGAGAAGGTGTTGCGGCTCGAGTCTTAAATAATCTTGGTGTTAGTTTAAATAAAGCACGCCAACAAGTGCTACAGCTCCTTGGAAGTAATGAATCTGGTTCACATCAAGGTGGTTCAACAGCCAATGCAAACACTCCTACTCTTGATAGTCTAGCTCGTGATTTAACAGCGATTGCACGTGAAGGAAGCCTGGATCCGGTTATTGGTCGTAGTAAAGAGATTCAACGTGTGATTGAAGTATTAAGCCGCCGCACTAAAAACAACCCTGTATTAATCGGAGAACCTGGTGTTGGTAAAACGGCGGTTGCTGAAGGACTTGCTCAGCAAATTGTACAAAATGAAGTACCTGAAACTTTACGAAATAAACGTGTAATGACTTTAGATATGGGTACGGTTGTTGCAGGTACGAAATACCGTGGTGAATTTGAAGACCGTTTGAAAAAGGTAATGGATGAAATTCGTCAAGCGGGAAATATCATTTTATTTATTGATGAACTTCACACATTAATTGGTGCTGGTGGAGCGGAAGGTGCAATTGATGCATCGAACATCCTTAAGCCGTCTCTTGCACGTGGAGAACTGCAATGTATTGGTGCCACAACATTGGATGAATACAGAAAATATATTGAAAAAGATGCAGCATTGGAAAGACGTTTCCAGCCGATTACAGTTGATGAACCTACTTTAGAGGAGTCAGTACAAATTTTGACAGGATTACGTGACCGTTATGAAGCTCATCATAGAGTGTCTATCACTGACGAGGCAATTGATGCTGCAGTTAAGCTATCAGATCGTTATATTTCGGACCGTTTCCTACCAGATAAGGCCATTGACTTAATTGATGAGGCTGGATCAAAGGTTCGCCTTCGTTCCTATACAACTCCACCTGATTTAAAAGAATTGGAAGTAAAATTAGAGGAGATCCGTAAAGAAAAGGATGCAGCTGTACAAAGTCAAGAATTTGAAAAGGCTGCTTCACTTAGAGATTCAGAGCAACGCCTTCGTGAACAATTAGAAGAAACAAAGAAGGTTTGGAAGGAAAAACAAGGACAAGAAAATAGCGAAGTAACAGTAGAAGACGTCGCAAGTGTTGTAGCTAGTTGGACTGGAATCCCAGTTTCAAAACTTGCCCAAACAGAAACTGATAAATTGTTAAACTTAGAAGAAATCCTTCATTCACGTGTAATTGGCCAGGATGAGGCCGTTGTGGCAATTTCTAAAGCTGTTCGTCGTGCGCGTGCAGGTTTGAAAGATCCAAAGCGTCCGATCGGATCGTTTATCTTCCTTGGCCCAACAGGTGTAGGTAAAACAGAGTTGGCAAGAGCATTGGCTGAGGCTATGTTTGGCGATGAAGATGCGATGATTCGAATCGATATGTCCGAATACATGGAAAAACATTCAACTTCCCGTTTAGTTGGTTCACCTCCTGGGTATGTAGGATATGAGGAGGGCGGACAGCTTACTGAAAAGGTAAGGAGAAAGCCATACTCTGTAGTATTGTTAGATGAAATTGAAAAGGCACATCCAGATGTGTTCAATATCCTTTTACAAGTATTAGACGACGGAAGATTAACTGATTCAAAAGGAAGAACAGTTGACTTCCGTAACACAGTAGTCATTATGACTTCAAACGTAGGTGCATCTGCCTTACAACAAAACAAATATGTTGGTTTCAATATTAATGATACACAACAAGAATATAAAGACATGAAGGGAAAGGTAATGGAGGAATTGAAAAAGGCCTTCCGTCCAGAATTCCTAAACCGTGTCGATGAAACGATTGTTTTCCATTCCTTAGAGAGAAAACATTTGAAAGAAATTGTTGTTCTATTGGCTAATCAATTAATCAAACGATTAAAAGAACAAGACATAACATTAGAACTTACAGAAGCTGCGTTAGAGAAAATTGCTAAAGAGGGTTACGATCCGGAATATGGAGCCAGACCTCTCCGTAGAGCTATTCAAAAGCATATAGAGGATCGTCTCTCAGAAGAGCTTCTTAAAGGCACAGTGTTAACAGGACAGATCGTAGCCATTGATGTTGAAAATGATGAATTTGTTATCCGTTCATCCACATCGATTCCTGAGTCTCAATTACAAAATTAA